A part of Amycolatopsis camponoti genomic DNA contains:
- a CDS encoding PTS system mannose/fructose/sorbose family transporter subunit IID encodes MLVALALTLWAIYCTYDGLGPFLIYAQRPLIAGSVAGLIVGHPLLGLLIGATLELAALGVYTYGGATIPDYQTGAIVGTALAAGAAGDTSAQVAIGLGVGLPAAILLSALDPVGKIITTGLVHRADGYAADGNARGLALIHWISLVPWVAVRAIPTFLAALAASGGLVKDITASIPAGFVQGMTLAGSLLPAVGFALLLGMMELSRYWYLLLIGFVAFAYLHVPLLGIGLIGVAVAMLFVTLKRDEPALAVPEAAEESTVDPRLTKQDLRRVFRRYFWSSQISWNYERMQALGFAYSMEPVLRRLYPEKADYVAGLQRHLQFFNTSVLIGGPLILGSSVALEEAGTPKSAASTKVALMGPMAGIGDTVVFALYNSIIFTMGASWALQGSWLGPAFAAVMVLVPYALVRRWQFGFAYREGKRLAGHLAAGALARVAQGATVLGFVVLGGFIPSIVKVVTTLTYRQTTTVQGQPVTQAVAIQDRLDELVPFLLPVLVTAGVYLLTAKARLRPVWIIAIVVVAGVALGWLGWFAPSPPAKG; translated from the coding sequence ATGCTCGTCGCGCTGGCCCTGACTCTGTGGGCGATCTACTGCACCTACGACGGGCTCGGCCCGTTCCTCATCTACGCCCAGCGTCCGCTGATCGCCGGCTCGGTCGCCGGGCTGATCGTCGGGCACCCGCTGCTCGGCCTGCTGATCGGCGCGACGCTGGAGCTGGCCGCCCTCGGTGTCTACACCTACGGCGGCGCGACCATCCCCGACTACCAGACGGGCGCGATCGTCGGCACCGCGCTGGCCGCGGGCGCCGCCGGGGACACGTCCGCCCAGGTCGCGATCGGGCTCGGCGTCGGGCTGCCGGCCGCGATCCTGCTCTCCGCGCTCGACCCGGTCGGCAAGATCATCACCACCGGGCTGGTCCACCGGGCCGACGGCTACGCCGCCGACGGCAACGCGCGCGGCCTCGCGCTTATTCACTGGATCAGCCTGGTGCCGTGGGTGGCGGTGCGCGCGATCCCGACGTTCCTCGCCGCGCTCGCCGCGTCCGGCGGCCTGGTCAAGGACATCACCGCGAGCATCCCGGCCGGGTTCGTGCAGGGCATGACGCTCGCCGGGTCGCTGCTGCCCGCCGTCGGGTTCGCGCTGCTGCTCGGGATGATGGAGCTGTCGCGGTACTGGTACCTGCTGCTGATCGGGTTCGTCGCGTTCGCCTACCTCCACGTGCCGCTGCTGGGCATCGGGTTGATCGGCGTCGCGGTCGCGATGCTGTTCGTGACGCTGAAGCGCGACGAACCGGCGCTCGCCGTCCCCGAGGCGGCCGAAGAGTCCACTGTGGACCCACGGCTGACCAAGCAGGACCTGCGCCGCGTGTTCCGCCGGTACTTCTGGTCGAGCCAGATCTCCTGGAACTACGAGCGGATGCAGGCGCTCGGGTTCGCGTACTCGATGGAACCGGTGCTGCGCCGGCTCTACCCGGAGAAAGCCGACTACGTCGCCGGCCTGCAGCGGCACCTGCAGTTCTTCAACACCTCGGTGCTCATCGGCGGCCCGCTGATCCTCGGCTCGAGCGTCGCACTGGAGGAAGCGGGCACGCCGAAGTCGGCCGCGAGCACGAAGGTCGCGCTGATGGGGCCGATGGCCGGCATCGGCGACACCGTCGTCTTCGCGCTGTACAACAGCATCATCTTCACCATGGGCGCGTCGTGGGCGCTGCAGGGCAGCTGGCTCGGCCCCGCCTTCGCCGCGGTGATGGTGCTCGTGCCGTACGCGCTGGTGCGGCGCTGGCAGTTCGGGTTCGCCTACCGCGAAGGCAAACGGCTGGCCGGCCACCTGGCCGCCGGCGCGCTCGCCCGGGTCGCGCAGGGGGCGACCGTGCTCGGGTTCGTCGTGCTCGGCGGGTTCATCCCGTCGATCGTCAAGGTCGTCACCACGCTGACCTACCGTCAGACCACGACGGTCCAGGGGCAGCCGGTGACTCAGGCCGTCGCGATCCAGGACCGGCTCGACGAGCTGGTCCCGTTCCTGCTGCCGGTGCTCGTCACCGCCGGGGTCTACCTGCTGACGGCCAAGGCCCGCCTGCGGCCCGTCTGGATCATCGCCATCGTCGTCGTCGCCGGGGTGGCCCTGGGGTGGCTCGGCTGGTTCGCGCCGTCGCCCCCGGCGAAAGGTTAG
- a CDS encoding ricin-type beta-trefoil lectin domain protein, producing MTARTWRLAALSTALVFATALLPSATAAGGDGTEQLPGHLREQAAAAAPMSTVCDGDGTSGKRVQALYVRGTTQADRYAQFAGQFQTFASQIDDGFVEAASRLGGGVRHVRYVTDSSCRATVNNVTIAQSDMATVDTITNAIKAQGYNRADRKYIVWYDKDGCGLAFGNGGNDSPGSANPYNAGPHYATVGTGCWSWQATGHELLHTLGAVQGSAPHSSAFGHCWDDEDIMCYDDGGLPNPPGTLVKVCPGAPENQFDCLGDDYFNTNPAPGSYLATHWNVATSAYLIASGTPYPAGTITGLGGKCVDVSASNTANGTAVQLWTCNTTPAQRWTRQNGTIRAFGKCLDVANSGTADGTLVQLWDCNATGAQTWQARSDGTLLNPQSGKCLDATGNSSADGTRLQIRTCSAAANQRWVIAG from the coding sequence ATGACCGCGAGAACCTGGCGCCTCGCCGCGCTCAGCACCGCCCTGGTCTTCGCCACCGCACTGCTGCCTTCGGCCACCGCGGCCGGCGGCGACGGCACCGAACAGCTGCCCGGCCACCTGAGGGAGCAGGCCGCCGCCGCGGCACCGATGTCCACCGTCTGCGACGGCGACGGCACCAGCGGCAAGCGGGTACAGGCCCTCTACGTCCGCGGCACCACCCAGGCGGACCGCTACGCCCAGTTCGCCGGCCAGTTCCAGACCTTCGCGAGCCAGATCGACGACGGCTTCGTCGAGGCCGCGAGCCGGCTCGGCGGCGGGGTGCGGCACGTCCGGTACGTCACCGATTCCAGCTGCCGCGCCACCGTGAACAACGTGACCATCGCCCAGTCCGACATGGCGACCGTCGACACGATCACCAACGCCATCAAGGCGCAGGGCTACAACCGCGCCGACCGCAAGTACATCGTCTGGTACGACAAGGACGGCTGCGGTCTCGCCTTCGGCAACGGCGGCAACGACAGCCCCGGCTCGGCCAACCCGTACAACGCCGGCCCGCACTACGCCACGGTCGGCACCGGCTGCTGGTCCTGGCAGGCCACCGGGCACGAGCTGCTCCACACCCTCGGCGCCGTCCAGGGCAGCGCGCCGCACTCCAGCGCGTTCGGTCACTGCTGGGACGACGAAGACATCATGTGCTACGACGACGGCGGCCTCCCGAACCCGCCGGGCACCCTCGTGAAGGTCTGCCCGGGCGCGCCGGAGAACCAGTTCGACTGCCTCGGCGACGACTACTTCAACACCAATCCGGCGCCCGGCAGCTACCTGGCGACCCACTGGAACGTCGCGACCAGCGCGTACCTCATCGCGAGCGGCACGCCCTACCCCGCCGGCACCATCACCGGGCTCGGCGGCAAGTGCGTCGACGTCAGCGCGTCGAACACCGCCAACGGCACGGCCGTGCAGCTCTGGACGTGCAACACCACCCCCGCCCAGCGCTGGACCAGGCAGAACGGCACGATCCGCGCCTTCGGCAAGTGCCTCGACGTCGCCAACAGCGGCACCGCGGACGGCACCCTCGTCCAGCTCTGGGACTGCAACGCCACCGGCGCGCAGACGTGGCAGGCGCGGTCGGACGGCACGCTGCTGAACCCACAGTCGGGCAAGTGCCTCGACGCGACCGGGAACTCGTCGGCCGACGGCACCCGGCTGCAGATCCGGACCTGTTCGGCGGCAGCCAACCAGCGCTGGGTTATCGCCGGGTAA
- a CDS encoding glycoside hydrolase family 64 protein, whose protein sequence is MRTRPFFRRLTTLAAAAAVAAGLATALAPAADAVPATIPLKITNNSGRADPIYLYDLGTYLATGQQGWADAGGAFHAWPAGGNPPTPAPDASIAGPANGQSITIRIPKFSGRIYFSYGQKLVFKLTTGGLVQPAVQNPSDPNVNILFNWSEYTLNDGGLWINSTQVDMFSAPYAVGVQPVGGTTKNTGHLKAGGYNGFLNSLRGQAGGWANLIRTRSDGTVLRALAPGHGIEAGALPANVLQDYINRVWTKYSSSTLTVTPVADQPNVKYSGRVSGTVMNFTNTSGGFVTAFQKPDSDSVFGCYKNLDAPNDVRGQISRTLCAGFNRSTLLTNANQPDPSPAGFYLDAVTNQYAKKIHAQMADGKAYAFAFDDVGHYESLVNDGNPATAYLTLDPFN, encoded by the coding sequence GTGCGCACCAGACCGTTCTTCCGGCGACTGACGACCCTGGCCGCGGCGGCCGCCGTCGCCGCCGGGCTCGCGACCGCCCTCGCCCCGGCCGCCGACGCGGTGCCGGCCACGATCCCGTTGAAGATCACCAACAACTCCGGCCGCGCCGACCCGATCTACCTCTACGACCTGGGCACCTACCTGGCGACCGGCCAGCAGGGCTGGGCCGACGCAGGAGGCGCGTTCCACGCCTGGCCGGCCGGCGGGAACCCGCCGACCCCGGCGCCGGACGCGTCGATCGCCGGGCCCGCGAACGGCCAGTCGATCACCATCCGGATCCCGAAGTTCTCCGGCCGGATCTACTTCTCCTACGGGCAGAAGCTGGTCTTCAAGCTCACCACCGGCGGGCTGGTGCAGCCGGCGGTCCAGAACCCGTCCGACCCGAACGTGAACATCCTCTTCAACTGGTCGGAGTACACGCTCAACGACGGCGGGCTCTGGATCAACAGCACCCAGGTCGACATGTTCTCCGCGCCGTACGCGGTCGGCGTGCAGCCGGTCGGCGGCACCACGAAGAACACCGGCCACCTGAAAGCGGGCGGCTACAACGGTTTCCTGAACTCGCTGCGCGGACAGGCCGGCGGCTGGGCCAACCTGATCCGGACCCGCTCCGACGGCACGGTCCTGCGCGCGCTCGCGCCCGGCCACGGCATCGAGGCCGGCGCGCTGCCCGCGAACGTGCTGCAGGACTACATCAACCGCGTCTGGACGAAGTACAGCTCGTCGACGCTGACCGTGACACCCGTCGCGGACCAGCCGAACGTGAAGTACTCCGGCCGCGTTTCCGGCACCGTCATGAACTTCACGAACACGTCCGGCGGGTTCGTGACGGCGTTCCAGAAACCCGACTCCGACAGCGTTTTCGGCTGCTACAAGAACCTCGACGCCCCGAACGACGTCCGCGGCCAGATCTCGCGCACGCTCTGCGCGGGCTTCAACCGCTCGACGCTGCTGACGAACGCGAACCAGCCGGACCCGAGCCCGGCCGGGTTCTACCTGGACGCCGTCACGAACCAGTACGCGAAGAAGATCCACGCGCAGATGGCGGACGGCAAGGCGTACGCGTTCGCCTTCGACGACGTGGGCCACTACGAGTCCCTGGTCAACGACGGCAACCCGGCGACGGCGTACCTGACCCTGGACCCGTTCAACTAG
- a CDS encoding PTS sugar transporter subunit IIA: protein MSVPIILAGHGRLPSGVGEAAEMILGPQSRLKVCELSPRDSPEEFGARVLALLGDATEALVLADLHGGSPFNAVRALAHPRLQLVSGLNLPMLLEVLLHTTDDVTELAGVARAAGRDGVVDVLESTW, encoded by the coding sequence ATGTCCGTTCCGATCATCCTCGCCGGGCACGGGCGGCTGCCCTCCGGTGTGGGGGAAGCCGCCGAGATGATCCTCGGCCCGCAGTCGCGGCTGAAGGTGTGCGAGCTGAGCCCGCGCGACAGCCCGGAAGAGTTCGGCGCCCGGGTGCTCGCGCTGCTCGGCGACGCCACCGAGGCGCTCGTGCTCGCCGACCTGCACGGCGGCTCGCCGTTCAACGCCGTCCGCGCGCTCGCGCACCCGCGCCTCCAGCTCGTGTCCGGCCTCAACCTGCCGATGCTGCTGGAGGTCCTGCTGCACACGACCGACGACGTCACCGAGCTCGCCGGGGTGGCTCGCGCCGCCGGCCGCGACGGCGTCGTCGACGTCCTGGAATCGACCTGGTGA
- a CDS encoding PTS system mannose/fructose/N-acetylgalactosamine-transporter subunit IIB, whose product MAGAHVRIDNRLIHGQVTVAWTRRLGVRRLVVCNDDVAADDLQRVLLPQAARGLPTDVCTVAEALELTVGADVMILAKDPGDAFRLVEGGLRPETVNVGNVAPRPGTAYTMVTRSIAVTADEADAYRKLAATGVPLVTQLMPHDKPAEFVPLLDRKGL is encoded by the coding sequence ATGGCGGGGGCACACGTCCGGATCGACAACCGGCTGATCCACGGGCAGGTCACCGTCGCGTGGACGCGGCGGCTCGGCGTGCGCCGGCTGGTCGTCTGCAACGACGACGTCGCCGCCGACGACCTGCAGCGGGTACTGCTCCCGCAGGCCGCCCGCGGGCTGCCCACCGACGTCTGCACCGTCGCCGAAGCGCTCGAACTGACCGTCGGCGCGGACGTCATGATCCTCGCGAAAGACCCCGGGGACGCCTTTCGCCTGGTCGAAGGCGGGTTGCGGCCCGAAACGGTCAACGTCGGCAACGTCGCGCCGCGCCCCGGCACCGCCTACACCATGGTCACGCGCTCGATCGCGGTCACCGCGGACGAGGCCGACGCCTACCGCAAGCTCGCCGCCACGGGCGTCCCGCTGGTCACGCAGCTGATGCCCCACGACAAGCCCGCCGAATTCGTCCCGTTGCTCGACCGGAAAGGGCTCTAG
- a CDS encoding GntR family transcriptional regulator yields the protein MPRPKHVPASDLRLPDALQPGRPKGDQLREIIEAVATEAGPGRLMPSERFLAEHFGVARGTVRQEINRLVSDGVLYRQHGTATFTADRQAPHIDMLTSFTEDMKARGVIPKTKVLHAEVLSAGPRIAGRLNVPPGARVFRLERLRYVDDEPFAVERTNLSVDRFPDIELFDWETQSLHRTLEERWGVHAEWNDTAISAVLPNTLDAGLLGMEPTQPCLIIEGTLHDQSGGVIEAGRSLYRADRYTVFTQARRSPV from the coding sequence ATGCCTCGTCCGAAACACGTCCCCGCGAGCGATCTCCGGCTCCCGGACGCGCTGCAGCCGGGGCGACCCAAGGGCGACCAGCTCCGCGAGATCATCGAAGCCGTCGCGACCGAGGCCGGTCCCGGGCGGCTGATGCCGTCCGAACGGTTCCTCGCCGAGCACTTCGGCGTCGCCCGCGGCACCGTGCGCCAGGAGATCAACCGCCTGGTCTCCGACGGCGTCCTCTACCGCCAGCACGGCACCGCGACCTTCACCGCCGACCGCCAGGCCCCGCACATCGACATGCTCACGTCGTTCACCGAGGACATGAAGGCCCGCGGCGTGATCCCGAAGACGAAGGTGCTGCACGCCGAGGTCCTGAGCGCGGGCCCGCGCATCGCCGGCCGCCTCAACGTTCCCCCGGGCGCGCGCGTGTTCCGGCTGGAGCGCCTGCGGTACGTCGACGACGAGCCGTTCGCGGTCGAGCGCACCAACCTGTCCGTCGACCGGTTCCCCGACATCGAGCTGTTCGACTGGGAGACGCAGTCCCTGCACCGCACCCTCGAGGAGCGCTGGGGCGTGCACGCGGAGTGGAACGACACGGCGATCTCCGCGGTCCTGCCGAACACCCTCGACGCGGGTTTGCTCGGCATGGAGCCCACCCAGCCGTGCCTGATCATCGAAGGCACGCTCCACGACCAGAGCGGCGGCGTCATCGAAGCGGGCCGCTCGCTTTACCGCGCCGACCGCTACACGGTGTTCACCCAGGCTCGGCGCAGCCCGGTCTGA
- a CDS encoding MBL fold metallo-hydrolase, translating into MPAVTSNIVPLRHARPGVVAYVKSPAEWFVSNCGWIQGSEGVVLVDTCGTEQATLELMRDVRKYAGEQELTVAITHAHGEHHNGVGVALREGGTALAAPGSVDLVKAGPQTYGNVFTYTQWGVLEPPEPAAVRKVAGWQRLDLGGAFADVVAVPGVAHTAGDLVVHEPRSGTLFTGDLVSVGDTPLAVHGSITGWLDALAWLQDTFRPRTVVPGHGPVATPGHSALHAMRVYLEWLLEVTERQTDFTKLANRASMRWPTWRNPERHIGNLMRAYADQHGRKLDVDLAIDAVLAAAGGRIDLDCLLGGEPVRRIS; encoded by the coding sequence ATGCCGGCCGTCACATCGAACATCGTCCCGCTCCGGCACGCGCGCCCGGGCGTGGTCGCGTACGTGAAGAGCCCGGCGGAGTGGTTCGTCTCGAACTGCGGCTGGATCCAGGGCAGCGAAGGCGTGGTGCTGGTCGACACGTGCGGCACCGAGCAGGCGACGCTGGAGCTGATGCGCGACGTCCGCAAGTACGCGGGCGAGCAGGAGCTGACCGTAGCCATCACGCACGCGCACGGTGAGCACCACAACGGCGTCGGGGTCGCGCTGCGCGAGGGCGGGACGGCACTGGCCGCCCCCGGCAGCGTCGACCTCGTCAAGGCCGGCCCGCAGACCTACGGGAACGTCTTCACCTACACCCAGTGGGGCGTGCTCGAGCCGCCGGAGCCGGCCGCCGTCCGGAAGGTGGCCGGCTGGCAGCGCCTCGACCTCGGCGGCGCGTTCGCCGACGTCGTGGCGGTGCCGGGCGTCGCGCACACGGCGGGTGACCTGGTGGTGCACGAGCCGCGCTCGGGCACGCTCTTCACCGGCGACCTCGTGAGCGTCGGCGACACGCCGCTGGCCGTGCACGGCTCGATCACGGGCTGGCTCGACGCGCTCGCCTGGCTGCAGGACACGTTCCGCCCGCGGACCGTCGTCCCCGGCCACGGCCCGGTGGCGACCCCTGGCCACAGCGCGCTGCACGCGATGCGCGTCTACCTGGAGTGGCTGCTCGAGGTGACGGAGCGTCAGACGGACTTCACGAAGCTGGCGAACCGGGCCTCGATGCGCTGGCCGACGTGGCGCAACCCCGAACGCCACATCGGCAACCTGATGCGCGCGTACGCCGACCAGCACGGCCGGAAGCTGGACGTCGACCTGGCGATCGACGCCGTCCTCGCGGCGGCGGGCGGCCGGATCGACCTCGACTGCCTGCTGGGCGGGGAGCCGGTCCGCCGGATCTCCTGA
- a CDS encoding ABC transporter ATP-binding protein, whose amino-acid sequence MIVTRALTKRYGTTLAVDAVDLLVREGDRYGFLGPNGSGKTTLVRMLLGLVYATSGEIEVLGKPVPKRVAEVLPEVGALVEGPAAYPHLSGRRNLSLLDAAGRGGGRRTRRRRIDDALEQVGLGAVDQRPVKAYSLGMRQRLGLAGALLRKPRLLILDEPTNGLDPQGIKEIRELLVELNAGGTTVFLSSHLLAEVEQLCTRVGVVDRGRLVLEDDLSTLRAATGRILVGTPDPAAAVAVLDGQLESRDGDRLVIRHGDPAALNAMLVGAGVRVTSIHAEQRTLEQVVLDVTGPGSDRFGTAG is encoded by the coding sequence ATGATCGTGACGCGCGCGCTGACCAAGCGGTACGGCACCACCCTGGCGGTCGACGCTGTCGACCTGCTGGTCCGCGAAGGCGACCGTTACGGCTTCCTCGGCCCGAACGGCTCGGGCAAGACCACCCTCGTCCGGATGCTGCTCGGCCTGGTCTACGCCACCAGCGGGGAGATCGAGGTGCTCGGCAAGCCCGTCCCGAAGCGCGTCGCCGAGGTGCTGCCGGAGGTCGGCGCGCTCGTCGAGGGCCCGGCCGCGTACCCGCACCTGTCCGGGCGGCGCAACCTCTCCCTGCTCGACGCCGCCGGGCGCGGTGGCGGGCGGCGGACGCGGCGGCGGAGGATCGACGACGCGCTGGAGCAGGTCGGGCTCGGCGCGGTGGACCAGCGGCCGGTGAAGGCGTACTCGCTCGGCATGCGCCAACGTCTCGGGCTCGCCGGCGCGCTGCTGCGCAAGCCCCGGCTGCTGATCCTCGACGAGCCGACCAACGGCCTCGACCCGCAGGGCATCAAGGAGATCCGGGAGCTGCTCGTCGAGCTGAACGCGGGCGGCACCACCGTGTTCCTGTCCAGCCACCTGCTGGCCGAGGTCGAACAGCTCTGCACGCGCGTCGGCGTCGTCGACCGCGGCCGGCTCGTGCTGGAAGACGACTTGTCGACGCTGCGGGCGGCGACCGGGCGGATCCTCGTCGGCACGCCGGACCCCGCCGCGGCGGTCGCGGTCCTCGACGGCCAGCTCGAGTCCCGCGACGGCGACCGCCTGGTCATCCGGCACGGCGACCCGGCCGCGCTGAACGCGATGCTCGTCGGAGCGGGGGTGCGCGTGACGTCGATCCACGCCGAGCAGCGGACGCTCGAACAGGTCGTCCTCGACGTGACGGGTCCGGGCTCGGACCGCTTCGGGACCGCCGGATGA
- a CDS encoding ABC transporter permease translates to MIAVELRKLALRPRVWVSVALLCLLPAIVGVFLATADFAPPPGQGGAFLSAVVSDGALFPAAALALVLPLFLPIAVAVTAGDSIAGEASTGTLRYLLVRPVGRTRLLGAKMVALAVYVTAAIVIVVLTSLVLGVILFGTGGTPGVAGPGGQPTGVTSLSGQSLSSSGLGLRLLGAVSYIVVSMLGFASITMFLSTVTDSALGAALGGLAVLITSSVLETLDAAASVKPYLPTHYWLSWIDFFRDPVLWRNIDHGLLLQAGYIVVFFGAAWANFATKDVTS, encoded by the coding sequence ATGATCGCCGTCGAACTGCGGAAGCTCGCCCTGCGGCCGCGGGTGTGGGTCAGCGTGGCGCTGCTGTGCCTGCTGCCCGCGATCGTCGGGGTCTTCCTGGCGACGGCCGACTTCGCGCCGCCACCGGGGCAGGGCGGGGCGTTCCTGTCGGCGGTCGTGAGCGACGGCGCGCTGTTCCCGGCGGCCGCGCTCGCGCTCGTCCTGCCGTTGTTCCTGCCGATCGCGGTCGCCGTCACCGCGGGCGACTCGATCGCGGGCGAGGCGTCCACCGGCACCCTGCGGTACCTGCTGGTGCGGCCGGTCGGCCGGACGCGGCTGCTCGGCGCCAAGATGGTGGCGCTCGCGGTGTACGTGACCGCGGCGATCGTGATCGTCGTGCTGACGTCGCTCGTGCTCGGGGTGATCCTGTTCGGCACCGGCGGGACGCCGGGCGTCGCCGGGCCGGGCGGGCAGCCGACCGGGGTGACGTCGTTGTCGGGGCAGTCGCTCAGCTCGTCCGGGCTGGGCCTGCGGCTGCTGGGCGCGGTCTCGTACATCGTGGTGTCGATGCTGGGGTTCGCCTCGATCACGATGTTCCTGTCGACGGTGACCGACTCGGCGCTGGGTGCCGCGCTGGGCGGGCTCGCGGTGCTGATCACCAGCTCGGTGCTGGAGACGCTGGACGCGGCCGCGTCCGTGAAGCCCTACCTGCCGACGCACTACTGGCTGTCGTGGATCGACTTCTTCCGGGATCCCGTGCTGTGGCGCAACATCGACCACGGGCTGCTGCTGCAGGCGGGCTACATCGTCGTGTTCTTCGGGGCCGCGTGGGCGAACTTCGCGACCAAGGACGTCACGAGCTGA
- a CDS encoding esterase/lipase family protein, with amino-acid sequence MRITAWWRGISPRRRLLMGGVAVVVVAVLVAAVLATTGTSAAPRAGTPDQDKPGPVLLVPGYGGGQGALNELAARIRQATGRSTEVLTLAGDGTGDLVEQAGVLAEAVENAYARGAPSVDVIGYSAGGVVARLWVSRDGGDHQARRVITLGAPMHGTGLAAAGGALVPGGCPTACVQLAPGSTLLRELAKEPIPATLPWLSVWTERDETVTPPESARLDGAVNVALQQVCPGNQAGHGDLPTDPAVTELVLQALGTNPLEAPAECLSS; translated from the coding sequence GTGCGGATCACGGCTTGGTGGCGCGGCATCAGCCCGCGGCGGCGGTTGCTCATGGGCGGCGTCGCCGTCGTCGTGGTGGCCGTGCTCGTCGCGGCCGTCCTCGCCACCACCGGGACCAGCGCCGCGCCGCGGGCCGGGACGCCCGACCAGGACAAGCCCGGGCCCGTCCTGCTCGTCCCCGGCTACGGCGGCGGTCAAGGCGCCCTCAACGAGCTGGCCGCCCGCATCCGGCAGGCCACCGGCCGCAGCACCGAGGTCCTCACCCTGGCCGGCGACGGCACCGGTGACCTGGTCGAACAGGCCGGCGTCCTGGCCGAAGCGGTCGAGAACGCCTACGCGCGCGGAGCACCTTCGGTCGACGTCATCGGCTACTCGGCCGGCGGTGTCGTGGCCCGGCTGTGGGTCAGCCGCGACGGCGGTGACCACCAGGCGCGCCGGGTGATCACGCTCGGCGCGCCGATGCACGGCACCGGGCTCGCCGCGGCCGGCGGCGCGCTCGTCCCGGGCGGCTGCCCCACCGCGTGCGTGCAGCTGGCCCCCGGCAGCACGCTGCTGCGGGAGCTGGCGAAGGAACCCATCCCGGCGACGCTGCCGTGGCTCTCGGTGTGGACCGAACGCGACGAGACGGTCACCCCGCCCGAGTCCGCCCGCCTCGACGGCGCCGTCAACGTCGCCCTCCAGCAGGTCTGCCCCGGCAACCAGGCCGGCCACGGCGACCTCCCGACCGACCCCGCCGTCACCGAGCTCGTCCTCCAGGCCCTCGGCACGAACCCGCTCGAAGCACCGGCGGAGTGCCTCAGCTCGTGA